In one Sphingomonas sanguinis genomic region, the following are encoded:
- a CDS encoding cytidine deaminase has product MNATDPHALIAAARDAARNAHAPYSRFAVGAALLMADGSVITGANFENASYGLSLCAETVAIATASAAGRLREIVAIGVIGGAMDADGVPTGATPVSPCGRCRQVINEAAQMGGRDLPVHCGAAEGDAVRTYRLSELLPDAFGPADLGIG; this is encoded by the coding sequence ATGAATGCCACCGATCCGCACGCCTTGATCGCCGCCGCCCGCGACGCCGCGCGCAACGCCCATGCGCCGTACAGCCGCTTCGCGGTCGGCGCCGCGCTCCTGATGGCGGACGGCTCGGTCATCACCGGCGCGAATTTCGAGAATGCGAGCTACGGCCTGTCGCTCTGCGCCGAGACGGTCGCGATCGCGACAGCGTCGGCGGCGGGGCGGCTGCGCGAGATCGTGGCGATCGGCGTGATCGGCGGTGCGATGGACGCGGACGGCGTGCCCACCGGCGCCACGCCGGTCAGCCCCTGCGGCCGCTGTCGCCAGGTCATCAACGAAGCCGCACAGATGGGCGGCCGCGACCTGCCCGTCCATTGCGGCGCGGCAGAGGGCGATGCGGTGCGGACCTATCGTTTGTCGGAACTGCTCCCCGACGCGTTCGGCCCGGCGGATCTGGGGATCGGCTGA
- a CDS encoding GH25 family lysozyme has protein sequence MAILWKIGAGLLALGAISAGGRHWVTHWQPATEHYALQGIDLPENPPAVEWRTLRANGADFAYLVATSGTDRRDPSFEGNWDALPEAGMRRGAVHIYSLCQPAAAQADAFNIFVPRVGDALPTAIDLSFHDDCTARPERAQLVADVTRFVSMVETHTRKPVMLRVSKAFDREYTITAAIDRPVWAIGNLLKPDYAARPWRMWRASDFRRVEGVEGPVNWDVVTP, from the coding sequence ATGGCGATTCTCTGGAAAATCGGTGCCGGGCTGCTGGCGCTCGGCGCGATCAGCGCGGGCGGGCGGCACTGGGTGACGCATTGGCAACCCGCGACCGAACATTACGCGTTGCAGGGCATCGACCTGCCCGAGAACCCGCCCGCCGTCGAATGGCGCACGCTGCGCGCGAACGGTGCCGACTTCGCCTATCTGGTCGCCACTTCGGGCACCGACCGGCGCGACCCGTCGTTCGAGGGCAATTGGGACGCCCTGCCCGAGGCGGGGATGCGGCGCGGCGCGGTCCATATCTATTCGCTGTGCCAGCCCGCCGCAGCGCAGGCGGATGCCTTCAACATCTTCGTGCCGCGCGTCGGCGATGCCCTGCCTACCGCCATCGACCTGTCCTTTCACGACGACTGCACCGCCCGGCCCGAACGCGCGCAACTCGTCGCCGATGTGACCCGCTTCGTGTCGATGGTCGAGACGCATACCCGTAAGCCGGTGATGCTGCGCGTGTCCAAGGCCTTCGACCGCGAATATACCATTACCGCCGCGATCGACCGTCCGGTCTGGGCGATCGGCAATCTGTTAAAGCCCGATTATGCCGCGCGCCCGTGGCGCATGTGGCGTGCCAGCGATTTCCGCCGGGTCGAGGGGGTGGAAGGCCCCGTAAATTGGGACGTCGTCACGCCATGA
- a CDS encoding UPF0262 family protein, with product MADPRIISIELDERSLGWRSADVEQERRIAIFDLIEENYFAPQRPQADGYAGPYRIKLESEEGRLGIHMHREDGTHIETLVLALGRFRRPIKDYFAICDSYYQAIRASTPQQIETIDMARRGIHNDAAQMLKERLTGKIEVDFDTARRLFTLLCVLHIRN from the coding sequence ATGGCCGATCCCCGGATCATATCCATCGAACTCGACGAGCGCAGCCTGGGCTGGCGCTCGGCCGATGTCGAGCAGGAACGGCGGATCGCGATCTTCGACCTGATCGAGGAAAATTATTTCGCGCCGCAGCGGCCCCAGGCGGACGGCTATGCCGGGCCATACCGGATCAAGCTGGAGTCGGAAGAAGGCCGTCTCGGCATCCATATGCACCGCGAGGACGGCACGCATATCGAGACGTTGGTGCTGGCGCTCGGCCGGTTCCGGCGGCCGATCAAGGACTATTTCGCGATCTGCGACAGCTATTACCAGGCGATCCGCGCGTCCACGCCGCAACAGATCGAGACCATCGATATGGCCCGGCGGGGCATCCACAACGACGCGGCCCAGATGCTGAAGGAGCGGCTGACCGGCAAGATTGAGGTCGACTTCGATACCGCACGCCGCCTCTTCACACTGCTCTGCGTCCTGCATATCCGCAACTGA
- a CDS encoding replicative DNA helicase, whose protein sequence is MATLAFQNPAAATEPQQLPRNIEAEAALLGAMMIDNRLADDLVDRLDPEHFFEPVHGRVFSAIKNLRATDMLATPVTLRPMFEADEGMKALGGPSYLAQLTGSGAGLIGARQFATQIYDLAMLRALVTVGRTLVDRAMDTSEEVNPRAQIELAENELFKVAADGGSENAVKSFSQATTMAVKNAERALNSGGHVSGITTGLDSVNAKIGGMHRSDLMILAGRPGMGKTSLATNIAFNAARRWMRDMQDGIPPSESVGAKVAFFSLEMSADQLATRILAEQSGISSEALRMGKISRNEFAQLAAAAAELEQLPLFIDDTGGLTISALHTRVRRLQRRLNNELGLVVVDYLQLLTGSGKSSEGNRVQEISEISRGLKTLAKDMNVPVLALSQLSRAVEQREDKRPMLSDLRESGSIEQDADMVWFVFREDYYMMQREPKRPMEGDDGKVFEDHAKWATEVERVYGLAELIVAKQRHGATGKVVMKFDPTITRFTDFAGY, encoded by the coding sequence ATGGCCACCCTCGCATTTCAGAACCCCGCTGCCGCCACCGAGCCGCAGCAACTTCCCCGCAATATCGAGGCGGAGGCCGCGCTGCTCGGCGCGATGATGATCGACAACCGGCTGGCCGACGATCTGGTCGACCGGCTGGACCCGGAGCATTTCTTCGAGCCGGTCCATGGCCGCGTGTTCTCCGCGATCAAGAATCTGCGCGCCACCGACATGCTGGCGACCCCCGTCACCCTGCGCCCGATGTTCGAGGCGGATGAGGGGATGAAGGCGCTGGGCGGCCCGTCCTATCTGGCGCAGCTGACCGGATCGGGCGCGGGCCTGATCGGCGCGCGGCAGTTCGCGACGCAGATCTATGACTTGGCGATGCTGCGCGCGCTGGTGACGGTGGGGCGGACGCTGGTCGACCGCGCGATGGACACGTCTGAAGAGGTGAACCCGCGCGCCCAGATCGAGCTGGCCGAGAACGAGCTGTTCAAGGTGGCAGCGGACGGCGGCTCCGAGAATGCGGTGAAGAGCTTCTCCCAGGCCACCACTATGGCGGTCAAGAATGCCGAGCGGGCGCTCAATTCGGGCGGCCATGTCTCGGGCATCACCACGGGTCTCGACTCGGTCAATGCCAAGATCGGCGGTATGCATCGTTCCGACTTGATGATCCTGGCGGGCCGTCCGGGCATGGGCAAGACCTCGCTGGCGACCAACATCGCGTTCAACGCCGCGCGCCGCTGGATGCGCGACATGCAGGACGGCATTCCGCCGTCGGAGTCGGTCGGCGCCAAGGTCGCCTTCTTCAGCCTCGAAATGTCGGCCGACCAGCTGGCGACACGTATCCTGGCCGAGCAGTCGGGGATCAGCTCCGAAGCGCTGCGCATGGGCAAGATTAGCCGCAACGAGTTCGCCCAACTTGCCGCCGCCGCCGCCGAACTGGAGCAGTTGCCGCTGTTCATCGACGATACCGGCGGCCTGACCATCTCGGCGCTGCACACTCGCGTCCGGCGTTTGCAGCGGCGGCTGAACAACGAACTGGGTCTGGTCGTGGTCGACTATCTCCAGCTGCTGACCGGCTCGGGCAAGTCGTCCGAGGGCAACCGCGTGCAGGAAATCTCCGAGATTTCGCGCGGGCTGAAGACGCTGGCCAAGGACATGAACGTGCCGGTGCTGGCGCTGTCGCAGCTGTCCCGTGCGGTCGAACAGCGCGAGGACAAGCGCCCGATGCTGTCCGACCTTCGCGAGTCCGGCTCGATCGAGCAGGACGCCGACATGGTCTGGTTCGTCTTCCGCGAAGACTATTACATGATGCAGCGCGAGCCTAAGCGCCCGATGGAAGGCGATGACGGCAAGGTCTTCGAGGACCATGCGAAGTGGGCGACCGAGGTGGAGCGGGTGTACGGCCTGGCGGAGTTGATCGTCGCCAAGCAGCGTCACGGCGCGACCGGCAAGGTGGTGATGAAGTTCGACCCGACGATCACGCGGTTTACGGACTTCGCAGGGTACTAA